From Pan troglodytes isolate AG18354 chromosome 1, NHGRI_mPanTro3-v2.0_pri, whole genome shotgun sequence:
TCAAACTGCATGCAAAAAGGGACTTCTAAATAAGAACTTTGGCAGAGAGGAGTTGAAATTCTAGTAAAAAACTACTTTTTTCTACTCCAAGTAAAAAAACTACTTTTGAGTTAAGCAAAGCCCTTTCCATGTCAAGAGACGACTGAAGAGTCAGAGTTGCTATTTAGGCCATTGGAACCTCATATTCTCCATGCCTGTGACAATGAGGAGCCTCTAAAGGATGCCACCAAGACAAGTTGAAGGTCAAGTTAATCCACAAAACAAGGTTGAGACCTTTTCTCAGAATAGACCACTTCATACTCACCCATCTTGGCAGGATGTATTAACTAGCTCCACACGTGAACCAGCTGGAAGTTCttgaagactctgtctcacatgcTGGCATGTTTCTGGAGAAGCAAGGATGGAATTACAGTATTTATAGATGTCTCATATCAAAGAGAAAGACAACTCTGGAACTTAAAGTACCTTCACACCGTGGGGCAGAAGGACTCCAATTTCCTGAAGGCATACAGTGAATGGATTTGTTTCCCACAAGCAAATAGCCAGGGTCACAAGTGTAGTCTACAGTCATcccagagacaaagaagaccatatTTCCACCTGTATGACGACCATggtggagcccaggaggtggctGGCAGCCTGAAGAGAAAAACTCCCTACATAAATACCAACACAGAGGAATTTCTACTCAAGAACACTAAGTGTACAACATTGGACAGACAGTCTGAAACTCTGATGCCAAAGATCATGAAGCTCAAATTCACTACTGAATGCTGTTTGCTCTTTAAAAAGGCTCTCTCATTATCTACCCTGAATAGATCCCAGATCCAAGGGGGCatttgcatgcacacacacaacacagagaacatCTATTATAGgatggaagaaacagaaagtaatCTGTGCCCCTCTTGCCTCTTTCCATGATGCAGTTTTGGGTGGGAGATAATAAACAAGAATAATTAAGTAAAtctctccttttttcccccttattgGGTTTTTACCTTTTTCACAAACTGGTATTTCAGGATCCCAGGTGTTATCAGCTTTGCAACGAATCTGACTACTGCCCTTCAAAGTAAATCCACTATAACACTTGAATGTCACAGTGTCATTGTAGAAATATGGGGCTTCCTTGCCAGATATCTTGTATCCATTTGCAATATGGACATGTGAGCACTGGACAGCAAGGAGGGAAAGTTTACATAGGGGAGCAGGGCCACTCCAGGTGCCTCTTTCTTGATCATTGCTTGTACAATGGATGGTGCTCTCTCCAATGAGGCTGAATTCCACTCCTCTTTCTGGCCCAGGGTTACATGTGTAAGTGACCGTGGTTCCATATGGAAAATCTTCTAAGGAACTCCCGGTGTGTGCCCCATTGTAGATAACAGGGGGTGGTGGGCAGGTGATTTCTAGAGAGATGAAAAGATACTGTAGAATTGAGTTCCTGTATTAGACACCAAAGAACAAAGAACCACCAAATGAAGCTGGTTAtgaatctgttgtttcctggacGGTATGGGTACATTTTCATGATGTGAGTTGTGTGAAAGCTCATTAAGTATGTAAAATTCAATTTAAACACATTTCAtaggaaagaaaatctttattaaaaGTGAATGTGGTTGATCAACATCACATTAGGAGTTAGTTAGGCCCAGTAGTAAATTGCTAATTAAAAGAAGAATTCTTTTTAATTAGGCAATAGGAGAATAAAAGACACAGGGTAATAGAATTATGCTTTCTTGGTTACTCTGTGCTGAGGTGATATGATGGTTTATATGACTAGCTGAGAAAACTTATTGTTGAATGAGGGCCTACTTTGTGATAGGCAGTTTCCTCATCCAGAAAGTAGCAATAGTACaatttaatttgaataatttgaAGTCtgtagtgttttttaaattttctacgtttctttttacttttttttttgagatggagtctcacgctgttgcctaggctggagtgcagtggtgtgatctcagctcactgcaatctccgcttcccaggttcaagtgattctcctgcctcagtctcccaagtagttaggaccacaggtgcatgccaccacacacagctaattttttttatttttagtagagatggggttttaccatgttagccaggatggtcttgatctcctgaccttgtgatctgcccccctcagcctcccgaagtgctgggattataggcatgagccactgtgcctggtcctttttactttttatttacattCTCTGGACCTCCTAGTCTGTAGTCTTATGCAAACTTTACGGAAGAAAGGCTAGAGTTTCAGAGGAGTTGTACAAGTGGTCCAAGGTCTCACACTAGTAAGCAGTAGAGACAGAATGTGAATTCAGATCTGACACCTATCCCTTACTCTCTCCACTAAACTGTGGTATACCCAAAATTAAGATGGTGGCTCATATACTCACCGCTGTCATTATTCCCATAATCGTAAACCACAAAACAGAATCAGTAACAAAGTAGATTTAAGTTATTGATGAAGAAAAAGGTAGCAAAAGAAAGACATGGTAAAACTGTGCAACCATAACTATTGGCAgaatcaatagaacagaatctAATACTCTAATTCTCATAACATGTCCCAAAACAAAAATCTCCCAGGAAATGTATAGATCTCACATTATTTCAGCTCCTATATCATTTTTGCTACTCACCTTTACAAAGACGAATCTCCATAAACCAAGGAATTGTGCCTTGACACTCCTGATAAACACTCCCACTTAACTTGTACCTAGAGACAGAGTCACGTATGTCATTTTGCTATCAGGTGACCATTAAGTTAGGCAAGAGCCATGGCTCCCAAGCAGACTCACTACTTTCAGGCCAagaagcaatagcaacaaaaatgtaGCCAACATCAGCACCAACTTCTCATTGCACAGGCATAATTTCCATGCATGGAAAAATAGTATGATAGACACTTCCATGACCATGTGACAGGCAAGCACCTATGAGACAAACTCTTACATAGAGCTTGCAGGGTGTACTGATACAAACTCTTACATAGAGCCTGCAGTGTGTGCTGATACACCGGACTTGGGTCAGACTAAGTCAGCCTTCACTCACCCTTCACCACAAGAAGAGTTGACATCTGGTCTAACAAATTGGTGCTGGGGTTTTGTCAAGAGTTGCCTTCCTGTAGCTTCACACGCTGCCACTAAGAAAAGAGACTAGGATGAGAATTTAATTCAAGGCAATCTTAAAGTTAACAAAATGTCTACATTTGAGGCCTGGCACCTTTGCATTGGGGTACAGGGGGTGTCCACACCCCCTCAGAGGTACACTGTATGGATTCTTCTCCCACCAGCACATAGCCAGGGTTACAGCTATATTTTATAGATGTTCCAGGGTCAAAGCGGACCATGTGTCTATCTTCCTTTTGCCCATTGAGGATGTTAGGAGGGGCCTGGCATTCTAAAtgaaaggacaaaaacaaaacataacataaCTGCTTAAGTAAACAACCACAGAAAGAAACTGAGCCAAAGAAATTGATATTCATGCTATAATTCCACTCTGGTGTCAGCTGTATGATACAGAACATATGTTGCAGACCAGCTTTGGGTAATTTTAGATCACAGTTTCccaatcttttgttgttgttgttgttgttgttttctgcaCAGAGGCTGCTGCAGATCTTGTTCACTTTCCACTGGGTGCTGCAActcctctcctgcctcttcccttcATAAGGAATCATCTTGTATGTTTTTTATGGGAGATTCTGATATATCCCTAGGAATGAGGGCTTGAATGACTTCTCTTTTAAGAAGTCACTATTAAGACAAACAAgcatttttctcctcattttttcCCCTATAGAAATGGGAAACTTAGTGATTCCTAACATTTTTTCCAAGCATATTcccacaaaataaaacaatggtgGGGGGCTAGTGATAAGAATGCCCTCTACAAAATTTATATTGATTAGATTTAGTAGATTTGAGGGGAGTATAAACTGGACAAGGCCCTACTTAAAGCCCACAACCCCTTCTTCTAATTTTTCAGAAAACGAATCAGAAGCACCTTTTCTGAGTACCGGAACACTCACCCTTTTCACAGACTGGTGCAGATGGCTCCCATGTGCCTTGGGCATTGCATCGGATTTGCTTGCTGCCCTTCAAGGTGAAGCCAAACATGCAAGCAAATATCACAGTGTCGTTATAGGTATATCGATCTTTCTGCCCAGATACCATTCGGCCTCTTAGGATCTGGGGATGTGGACACTGAACCGCAGAAGTAGAAAGTTCACAGCGTGGGGCAGGGCCACTCCAGGTCCCAGTCTTCTGACTATCAACTGTACAACGGAGAGTGCTCTCTCCAATAAGGATGAAGTTCACTCCTTCCTCTGGGTCCGGGTCACAAGTGTAAGTGACTATGCTTCCATATGAGACATTTGCTAGTGAGTTGCCTATATGTCTTCCATTGAGAATAGGGGGAGGTGATGGGCAAAAAATTTCTAGGGAAATTGCAGAAAGAAATGACAAGATCATAGGTGTATTGAAAACAAAGAATGCCCCAGATGCTGCTTGATACCACTATCCTAGGACAGTGATATCCGAGTCTATAATGAATCAATCAAGGCAGCTAAAGCAACATAATTTAGAAGATTGATTCTCAAGCTTCATTCCTGAGTATATGTACTCTGCTGatcctttgatttcttttaccAAATACACGATTTTCTTTATGCACATGGTCCACCTACTTAGAAGGTCTGCATAGCTTTCAGAGGAGGGAAAGCCTAGGAACCCCATTTTACTtgaggaaacaaaaaataaggaTGCTTTGGTGAAGCCCATATCCTTAAAGATCTCTAGGAGTTCTGTGTTCAGTAAGAGTCTGTAAGGTAATGACTGAACCAAAAGCTTTTAGTTAAGCTGAGAATGCAGTGCTGTCAGACCATAGTTGCCTAGCCTACCTTCACATACTGGCATTTTGGTCCAAGCAACTCCCTGTCCAGCAATTACACACCGACTAGAAGGTGGGCCTTGCAGTCGATACCTGGAGACAGAAGGTTGTCATTCAGAACTATTAGGCAGTTTGTGCTGAAGAACAGCAGCCTCTACTTACAATTCAAGACAAGTTCATTTCAATCAGTGTGCATCTGTTCCTTTTATCAGCATTACCTCTCACAACCCTACCCCAGACTGCCCAGAGATCCTCACAGAGGAGACTTCTGCAGGTTTCACAGTCCACACCACGCACACACAAGCCAAATGAATTAAATCTCATAAATAATCCTGACACTCACCCTTCatcacagaaaaagtttgcagtTACACCAACCCGGAGAATTGGAGGCTCCTTTACCTTCCCATTGGGAAATCGTCCTAGAGATTTACAGCGTGcctctaaaaaacaaaccaaagatgAGAAATGCATGGCAAATAACAGAACAGCCCAGATTCTTAAAATAGATTGTAAATTTAGGGTACCTTCACATGTGGGGGGGACAGCACTCCATTTTCCCGAAGACAAACAGTTAATGATCTTTTCTCCAACAAGCAAGTAACCAGATTCACAGCTGTAAGTCACAGACAATCCTGGAGCAATGGAGCCGACATTCTCACTTGTGTGATGTCCATTGTGGATCATAGGAAGTGCTGGACACTCGAGAGGGAAAACTTTACACACACATACCAGGAAAAAAAAGCCGTCAGATGATGCATCCTTCACAATCTAGAATCAAGGgggtccaatcttttggcttccctgggcaacattggaagaagaaaaattgtcttgggccacacataatatacgctaacactaatgatagctgatgagctaaaaaaattgcaaaaaaaaaatctcataatggtttaagaaagtttatgaatttctgttgggccacattcaaagccatcctgggccacatgctgTCCACAGGTAGcgagttggacaagcttgatcgAGATGCTGACTTAGGATATGGATTTAAATAAATGACACATGATCTATGGTAGCCAGTTGGTATTAACTTTCAACCTAGTCTTTTAAAGATCAAACAGGTGTGGTTTAAGTGTATCCATTTTATGCCACAAATAGCCATAAATagtacattatttttcatttttagttacaCTATATGAATTACATTTGCCTTGTGAAAAATTTCAATTaccaaaaaaagtcaattttcacCTATATTCTCACCCTATCCTTAAGCTTATTCTCTGTTCCAAAAGTAGCATGCTATCATTTCAAGGGCTATCCTGGTAGATATTGGCAATATAGTTTATTGGGATCCTATGcatgatacatatatacacctatattatgtgtgtgtgtacaactAATACATATTCTATGCCTTACTTCCTCTACTTAGCGACATGTATACGATATCCTTCCATGTCCATACATATATGTCTGTCTAAATTGTTACAAAGGCTTAACTGTTTTCAGCAGCCATTGCGCTTTGTAACTATCGTTAAGATCTCCTTCCTCCAAGGCTATCTATTTATCAATCAATCGATCAATAAACAGAATCCCATTTTATACTAACAGTTTTGTCAGCTCTTTAATCTGCTTAAAATTTGTCAATATTGTTCTTTATTAAGAA
This genomic window contains:
- the CR2 gene encoding complement receptor type 2 isoform X3, translated to MGAAGLLGVFLALVAPGVLGISCGSPPPILNGRISYYSTPIAVGTVIRYSCSGTFRLIGEKSLLCITKDKVDGTWDKPAPKCEYFNKYSSCPEPIVPGGYKIRGSTPYRHGDSVTFACKTNFSMNGNKSVWCQANNMWGPTRLPTCVSVFPLECPALPMIHNGHHTSENVGSIAPGLSVTYSCESGYLLVGEKIINCLSSGKWSAVPPTCEEARCKSLGRFPNGKVKEPPILRVGVTANFFCDEGYRLQGPPSSRCVIAGQGVAWTKMPVCEEIFCPSPPPILNGRHIGNSLANVSYGSIVTYTCDPDPEEGVNFILIGESTLRCTVDSQKTGTWSGPAPRCELSTSAVQCPHPQILRGRMVSGQKDRYTYNDTVIFACMFGFTLKGSKQIRCNAQGTWEPSAPVCEKECQAPPNILNGQKEDRHMVRFDPGTSIKYSCNPGYVLVGEESIQCTSEGVWTPPVPQCKVAACEATGRQLLTKPQHQFVRPDVNSSCGEGYKLSGSVYQECQGTIPWFMEIRLCKEITCPPPPVIYNGAHTGSSLEDFPYGTTVTYTCNPGPERGVEFSLIGESTIHCTSNDQERGTWSGPAPLCKLSLLAVQCSHVHIANGYKISGKEAPYFYNDTVTFKCYSGFTLKGSSQIRCKADNTWDPEIPVCEKETCQHVRQSLQELPAGSRVELVNTSCQDGYQLTGHAYQMCQDAENGIWFKKIPLCKVIHCHPPPVIVNGKHTGMMAENFLYGNEVSYECDQGFYLLGEKKLQCRSDSKGHGSWSGPSPQCLRSPPVTRCPNPEVKHGYKLNKTHSAYSHNDIVYVDCNPGFIMNGSRVIRCHTDNTWVPGVPTCIKKAFIGCPPPPKTPNGNHTGGNIARFSPGMSILYSCDQGYLLVGEALLLCTHEGTWSQPAPHCKEVNCSSPADMDGIQKGLEPRKMYQYGAVVTLECEDGYMLEGSPQSQCQSDHQWNPPLAVCRSRSLAPVLCGIAAGLILLTFLIVVTLYMISKHRERNYYTNTSQKEAFHLETREVYSVDPYNPAS
- the CR2 gene encoding complement receptor type 2 isoform X2 gives rise to the protein MPFNEWISCGSPPPILNGRISYYSTPIAVGTVIRYSCSGTFRLIGEKSLLCITKDKVDGTWDKPAPKCEYFNKYSSCPEPIVPGGYKIRGSTPYRHGDSVTFACKTNFSMNGNKSVWCQANNMWGPTRLPTCVSVFPLECPALPMIHNGHHTSENVGSIAPGLSVTYSCESGYLLVGEKIINCLSSGKWSAVPPTCEEARCKSLGRFPNGKVKEPPILRVGVTANFFCDEGYRLQGPPSSRCVIAGQGVAWTKMPVCEEIFCPSPPPILNGRHIGNSLANVSYGSIVTYTCDPDPEEGVNFILIGESTLRCTVDSQKTGTWSGPAPRCELSTSAVQCPHPQILRGRMVSGQKDRYTYNDTVIFACMFGFTLKGSKQIRCNAQGTWEPSAPVCEKECQAPPNILNGQKEDRHMVRFDPGTSIKYSCNPGYVLVGEESIQCTSEGVWTPPVPQCKVAACEATGRQLLTKPQHQFVRPDVNSSCGEGYKLSGSVYQECQGTIPWFMEIRLCKEITCPPPPVIYNGAHTGSSLEDFPYGTTVTYTCNPGPERGVEFSLIGESTIHCTSNDQERGTWSGPAPLCKLSLLAVQCSHVHIANGYKISGKEAPYFYNDTVTFKCYSGFTLKGSSQIRCKADNTWDPEIPVCEKGCQPPPGLHHGRHTGGNMVFFVSGMTVDYTCDPGYLLVGNKSIHCMPSGNWSPSAPRCEETCQHVRQSLQELPAGSRVELVNTSCQDGYQLTGHAYQMCQDAENGIWFKKIPLCKVIHCHPPPVIVNGKHTGMMAENFLYGNEVSYECDQGFYLLGEKKLQCRSDSKGHGSWSGPSPQCLRSPPVTRCPNPEVKHGYKLNKTHSAYSHNDIVYVDCNPGFIMNGSRVIRCHTDNTWVPGVPTCIKKAFIGCPPPPKTPNGNHTGGNIARFSPGMSILYSCDQGYLLVGEALLLCTHEGTWSQPAPHCKEVNCSSPADMDGIQKGLEPRKMYQYGAVVTLECEDGYMLEGSPQSQCQSDHQWNPPLAVCRSRSLAPVLCGIAAGLILLTFLIVVTLYMISKHRERNYYTNTSQKEAFHLETREVYSVDPYNPAS
- the CR2 gene encoding complement receptor type 2 isoform X5 gives rise to the protein MNGNKSVWCQANNMWGPTRLPTCVSVFPLECPALPMIHNGHHTSENVGSIAPGLSVTYSCESGYLLVGEKIINCLSSGKWSAVPPTCEEARCKSLGRFPNGKVKEPPILRVGVTANFFCDEGYRLQGPPSSRCVIAGQGVAWTKMPVCEEIFCPSPPPILNGRHIGNSLANVSYGSIVTYTCDPDPEEGVNFILIGESTLRCTVDSQKTGTWSGPAPRCELSTSAVQCPHPQILRGRMVSGQKDRYTYNDTVIFACMFGFTLKGSKQIRCNAQGTWEPSAPVCEKECQAPPNILNGQKEDRHMVRFDPGTSIKYSCNPGYVLVGEESIQCTSEGVWTPPVPQCKVAACEATGRQLLTKPQHQFVRPDVNSSCGEGYKLSGSVYQECQGTIPWFMEIRLCKEITCPPPPVIYNGAHTGSSLEDFPYGTTVTYTCNPGPERGVEFSLIGESTIHCTSNDQERGTWSGPAPLCKLSLLAVQCSHVHIANGYKISGKEAPYFYNDTVTFKCYSGFTLKGSSQIRCKADNTWDPEIPVCEKGCQPPPGLHHGRHTGGNMVFFVSGMTVDYTCDPGYLLVGNKSIHCMPSGNWSPSAPRCEETCQHVRQSLQELPAGSRVELVNTSCQDGYQLTGHAYQMCQDAENGIWFKKIPLCKVIHCHPPPVIVNGKHTGMMAENFLYGNEVSYECDQGFYLLGEKKLQCRSDSKGHGSWSGPSPQCLRSPPVTRCPNPEVKHGYKLNKTHSAYSHNDIVYVDCNPGFIMNGSRVIRCHTDNTWVPGVPTCIKKAFIGCPPPPKTPNGNHTGGNIARFSPGMSILYSCDQGYLLVGEALLLCTHEGTWSQPAPHCKEVNCSSPADMDGIQKGLEPRKMYQYGAVVTLECEDGYMLEGSPQSQCQSDHQWNPPLAVCRSRSLAPVLCGIAAGLILLTFLIVVTLYMISKHRERNYYTNTSQKEAFHLETREVYSVDPYNPAS
- the CR2 gene encoding complement receptor type 2 isoform X1, which translates into the protein MGAAGLLGVFLALVAPGVLGISCGSPPPILNGRISYYSTPIAVGTVIRYSCSGTFRLIGEKSLLCITKDKVDGTWDKPAPKCEYFNKYSSCPEPIVPGGYKIRGSTPYRHGDSVTFACKTNFSMNGNKSVWCQANNMWGPTRLPTCVSVFPLECPALPMIHNGHHTSENVGSIAPGLSVTYSCESGYLLVGEKIINCLSSGKWSAVPPTCEEARCKSLGRFPNGKVKEPPILRVGVTANFFCDEGYRLQGPPSSRCVIAGQGVAWTKMPVCEEIFCPSPPPILNGRHIGNSLANVSYGSIVTYTCDPDPEEGVNFILIGESTLRCTVDSQKTGTWSGPAPRCELSTSAVQCPHPQILRGRMVSGQKDRYTYNDTVIFACMFGFTLKGSKQIRCNAQGTWEPSAPVCEKECQAPPNILNGQKEDRHMVRFDPGTSIKYSCNPGYVLVGEESIQCTSEGVWTPPVPQCKVAACEATGRQLLTKPQHQFVRPDVNSSCGEGYKLSGSVYQECQGTIPWFMEIRLCKEITCPPPPVIYNGAHTGSSLEDFPYGTTVTYTCNPGPERGVEFSLIGESTIHCTSNDQERGTWSGPAPLCKLSLLAVQCSHVHIANGYKISGKEAPYFYNDTVTFKCYSGFTLKGSSQIRCKADNTWDPEIPVCEKGCQPPPGLHHGRHTGGNMVFFVSGMTVDYTCDPGYLLVGNKSIHCMPSGNWSPSAPRCEETCQHVRQSLQELPAGSRVELVNTSCQDGYQLTGHAYQMCQDAENGIWFKKIPLCKVIHCHPPPVIVNGKHTGMMAENFLYGNEVSYECDQGFYLLGEKKLQCRSDSKGHGSWSGPSPQCLRSPPVTRCPNPEVKHGYKLNKTHSAYSHNDIVYVDCNPGFIMNGSRVIRCHTDNTWVPGVPTCIKKAFIGCPPPPKTPNGNHTGGNIARFSPGMSILYSCDQGYLLVGEALLLCTHEGTWSQPAPHCKEVNCSSPADMDGIQKGLEPRKMYQYGAVVTLECEDGYMLEGSPQSQCQSDHQWNPPLAVCRSRSLAPVLCGIAAGLILLTFLIVVTLYMISKHRERNYYTNTSQKEAFHLETREVYSVDPYNPAS
- the CR2 gene encoding complement receptor type 2 isoform X4 — encoded protein: MPFNEWISCGSPPPILNGRISYYSTPIAVGTVIRYSCSGTFRLIGEKSLLCITKDKVDGTWDKPAPKCEYFNKYSSCPEPIVPGGYKIRGSTPYRHGDSVTFACKTNFSMNGNKSVWCQANNMWGPTRLPTCVSVFPLECPALPMIHNGHHTSENVGSIAPGLSVTYSCESGYLLVGEKIINCLSSGKWSAVPPTCEEARCKSLGRFPNGKVKEPPILRVGVTANFFCDEGYRLQGPPSSRCVIAGQGVAWTKMPVCEEIFCPSPPPILNGRHIGNSLANVSYGSIVTYTCDPDPEEGVNFILIGESTLRCTVDSQKTGTWSGPAPRCELSTSAVQCPHPQILRGRMVSGQKDRYTYNDTVIFACMFGFTLKGSKQIRCNAQGTWEPSAPVCEKECQAPPNILNGQKEDRHMVRFDPGTSIKYSCNPGYVLVGEESIQCTSEGVWTPPVPQCKVAACEATGRQLLTKPQHQFVRPDVNSSCGEGYKLSGSVYQECQGTIPWFMEIRLCKEITCPPPPVIYNGAHTGSSLEDFPYGTTVTYTCNPGPERGVEFSLIGESTIHCTSNDQERGTWSGPAPLCKLSLLAVQCSHVHIANGYKISGKEAPYFYNDTVTFKCYSGFTLKGSSQIRCKADNTWDPEIPVCEKETCQHVRQSLQELPAGSRVELVNTSCQDGYQLTGHAYQMCQDAENGIWFKKIPLCKVIHCHPPPVIVNGKHTGMMAENFLYGNEVSYECDQGFYLLGEKKLQCRSDSKGHGSWSGPSPQCLRSPPVTRCPNPEVKHGYKLNKTHSAYSHNDIVYVDCNPGFIMNGSRVIRCHTDNTWVPGVPTCIKKAFIGCPPPPKTPNGNHTGGNIARFSPGMSILYSCDQGYLLVGEALLLCTHEGTWSQPAPHCKEVNCSSPADMDGIQKGLEPRKMYQYGAVVTLECEDGYMLEGSPQSQCQSDHQWNPPLAVCRSRSLAPVLCGIAAGLILLTFLIVVTLYMISKHRERNYYTNTSQKEAFHLETREVYSVDPYNPAS